The following proteins are encoded in a genomic region of Bernardetia sp. MNP-M8:
- the alaS gene encoding alanine--tRNA ligase produces MTAKEVRQTFLNFFQEKQHLIVDSAPLIPKGDTTLMFINSGMAQFKDYFLGNGNPPSKRITDTQKCLRVSGKHNDLDDVGIDTYHHTFFEMLGNWSFGDYFKKEALPWAWELLTEVYKLPKERLYVTVFEGDKDDKLALDTESFEIWKQILGGEDRILYGNKKDNFWEMGDVGPCGPCSEIHIDLRTDAERFDVDGKTLVNADHPQVIEIWNNVFMEFERKADKSLVKLPSQHVDTGMGFERLVRAIEGKQSNYDTDVFTPLIKTVEAISGISYGVDEKTDIAIRVISDHIRAISFVIADGQLPSNNKQGYVVRRILRRAVRYGYTYLDLKEPFLFELVHILAEQFDDTFPELDAQKDFVARVVKEEENSFLRTLENGIKRFEEVKNRTKGNVIDGKEVFELYDTFGFPDDLTDLMAREAGMKIDTVGFEKALNEQRKRSQKDASSEKSDWHEIQEDKSVNVDFLGYDTLQAKAKIVKWREITQKGKTLYQIVLDQTPFYAESGGQVGDRGYIQAIDSDNENNGEKISIIDTQKENDMIVHITKKIPSNFTANYKAIVSETLRRSTENNHSATHLLHAALRSVLGTHVQQRGSLVSEDILRFDFSHFSKMTDEEIEKVETIVNQKIRENIELQEMRNTPIDEAKEMGAMALFGEKYGNSVRVVMFDKKYSVELCGGTHVSATGKIGFFKIISESSVASGVRRLEALTGEKAYNWIQEQNKLVKEIRSIVKGNKNLKEDVNSLVEQNAILQKQIQEFQEKEAKNIKKNLLNEIKNENGINILIQKISIPSADALKNLSFELKNEVENLFAVLAADIEGKPQIAVTISQELVDEKGLNAGKIVKDLAKNIKGGGGGQPFFATAGGKDLSGLDKVVEQGFEILYK; encoded by the coding sequence ATGACAGCTAAAGAAGTACGCCAAACCTTTCTCAATTTTTTTCAAGAAAAACAGCATTTAATTGTTGATTCTGCGCCACTTATTCCAAAAGGCGATACTACGCTGATGTTTATCAATTCTGGAATGGCACAGTTTAAAGATTATTTTTTAGGAAATGGAAATCCTCCTTCCAAACGAATTACAGACACCCAAAAATGTCTTCGTGTTTCTGGTAAGCACAACGATTTGGACGATGTAGGAATTGATACCTACCATCATACATTTTTCGAAATGCTAGGAAACTGGTCGTTTGGCGATTATTTCAAAAAAGAAGCCTTGCCTTGGGCGTGGGAACTCTTGACAGAAGTCTATAAATTACCAAAAGAACGTTTGTATGTAACTGTTTTTGAAGGTGATAAAGACGATAAACTAGCTTTAGATACAGAGTCTTTCGAAATTTGGAAACAGATTTTAGGAGGAGAAGACCGTATTTTGTACGGAAATAAAAAAGATAATTTTTGGGAAATGGGCGATGTAGGTCCTTGTGGTCCTTGTTCAGAAATTCATATTGATTTGCGTACTGATGCAGAACGTTTTGATGTAGATGGAAAAACGCTAGTAAATGCAGACCACCCACAAGTTATCGAAATTTGGAATAACGTTTTTATGGAATTTGAGCGCAAGGCTGACAAATCTCTTGTAAAACTTCCTTCGCAACACGTAGATACAGGAATGGGGTTTGAGCGTTTGGTGCGTGCCATCGAAGGCAAACAATCCAATTATGATACTGATGTTTTTACTCCTCTTATCAAAACGGTTGAGGCGATTAGTGGCATTTCGTATGGTGTAGATGAAAAAACAGATATTGCCATTCGTGTTATTTCTGACCATATTCGTGCTATTTCATTTGTGATTGCAGACGGACAACTTCCATCCAACAACAAACAAGGTTATGTCGTTCGTCGTATTTTGCGTCGTGCTGTTCGTTATGGCTATACTTATTTGGATTTGAAAGAGCCATTTTTGTTTGAGTTAGTGCATATTTTGGCAGAACAGTTTGACGATACATTCCCAGAATTAGACGCTCAAAAAGATTTTGTTGCAAGAGTTGTAAAAGAAGAAGAAAATTCGTTTTTACGTACTTTAGAAAATGGAATTAAGCGTTTTGAAGAGGTGAAAAATCGTACAAAGGGAAATGTAATTGATGGAAAAGAAGTATTTGAATTATATGATACATTCGGTTTTCCTGATGATTTAACAGATTTGATGGCAAGAGAAGCAGGAATGAAAATCGACACAGTTGGTTTTGAAAAGGCTTTAAATGAACAAAGAAAACGTTCTCAAAAAGATGCTTCTTCTGAAAAATCGGATTGGCACGAAATCCAAGAAGACAAAAGTGTAAATGTTGATTTCTTGGGTTACGATACACTTCAAGCAAAGGCAAAGATTGTAAAATGGAGAGAAATTACTCAAAAAGGCAAAACACTCTATCAAATTGTGCTTGACCAAACTCCTTTTTATGCAGAAAGTGGTGGACAGGTTGGAGATAGAGGTTATATTCAAGCCATTGATTCAGATAATGAAAATAATGGAGAAAAAATTAGCATCATTGATACACAGAAAGAAAATGATATGATTGTTCATATCACAAAAAAAATACCTTCTAATTTTACAGCAAATTATAAAGCGATTGTAAGTGAAACACTAAGACGTTCGACTGAAAATAACCACTCTGCAACACACCTTTTACATGCAGCTTTGCGCTCTGTTTTGGGAACTCATGTTCAGCAGCGAGGTTCATTAGTTTCTGAAGATATTTTGCGTTTTGATTTTTCTCATTTTTCTAAAATGACTGACGAAGAAATTGAAAAAGTAGAAACTATTGTCAATCAAAAAATTAGAGAAAATATTGAGCTTCAAGAAATGAGAAACACGCCAATAGACGAAGCCAAAGAAATGGGTGCAATGGCTCTTTTTGGTGAAAAGTATGGTAATTCGGTTCGTGTAGTTATGTTTGATAAAAAATATTCAGTTGAGCTTTGTGGAGGAACGCACGTTTCGGCAACTGGAAAAATTGGTTTCTTCAAGATTATTTCTGAAAGTTCGGTAGCTTCTGGTGTTCGTCGTTTGGAAGCTCTGACAGGAGAAAAAGCCTATAATTGGATTCAAGAACAAAACAAACTTGTCAAAGAAATTCGTTCGATAGTAAAAGGAAACAAAAACCTAAAAGAGGATGTAAATTCTTTAGTAGAACAAAATGCAATCCTTCAAAAACAGATTCAAGAATTTCAAGAGAAAGAAGCTAAAAATATCAAGAAAAATCTTTTGAATGAAATAAAGAATGAAAATGGAATAAATATTTTGATTCAAAAAATTTCTATTCCGTCTGCTGATGCGCTCAAAAATCTTAGTTTCGAACTCAAAAACGAAGTAGAAAATCTCTTTGCTGTTTTGGCTGCTGATATTGAAGGCAAACCACAAATCGCTGTTACTATTTCTCAAGAATTAGTAGATGAAAAAGGCTTGAATGCTGGAAAAATTGTGAAAGATTTAGCTAAAAATATCAAAGGTGGAGGAGGTGGACAGCCTTTCTTTGCTACAGCAGGAGGAAAAGATTTATCTGGACTGGATAAAGTAGTAGAACAAGGTTTTGAGATTTTGTATAAGTAA
- a CDS encoding STM3941 family protein: MKEIKLYKSPLSAFYLFLGGFIFVLGGIFMVMKEGSFMAWFALIFCGLWALVSLIMLFDKTPQIIINQKGIWYKKAIWKKRNYEDIIEWEIIKNIHRSSVNNQKFICLNTASSKSKKQSSIQKNLGKLNRAMGFEETNIPLSMIKIDANKLVDFLGSMVVSNDSQREYLIQNFIIPLPSSFFSKLKSKFKL; encoded by the coding sequence ATGAAGGAAATTAAATTATACAAATCGCCTCTATCTGCCTTTTATCTATTTTTAGGTGGTTTTATTTTTGTATTAGGTGGAATTTTTATGGTTATGAAAGAAGGTTCTTTTATGGCTTGGTTTGCCCTTATTTTTTGTGGTTTGTGGGCTTTAGTTAGTTTGATTATGCTTTTTGACAAAACACCTCAAATTATTATCAATCAGAAAGGAATTTGGTATAAGAAAGCAATTTGGAAAAAACGTAATTATGAGGATATTATAGAATGGGAAATTATAAAAAACATTCATAGGTCTTCTGTAAATAATCAAAAATTTATCTGTCTGAATACTGCTTCTTCAAAATCTAAAAAGCAAAGTTCTATTCAGAAAAACTTAGGTAAATTAAATAGAGCAATGGGTTTTGAAGAAACAAATATTCCTTTGTCAATGATAAAAATAGATGCCAACAAACTCGTGGATTTTTTGGGTTCAATGGTAGTTTCTAATGATTCACAAAGAGAATATCTTATCCAAAATTTCATCATTCCTCTGCCTTCCTCTTTTTTCTCTAAACTAAAATCTAAGTTTAAACTTTAA
- the crtI gene encoding phytoene desaturase family protein — protein MKKVIVIGSGFAGLSAAACLAQKGFDVTVLEKNDSLGGRARQWITEGFTFDMGPSWYWMPDVFEEYFALFGKKVSDYYDLHRLDPGYRVCFGKDDFVDIPASMEELENLFESYEEGSSLKLREFLAQAKYKYEVGMSEYVFRPSHSITEFIDYRLMKESLRIQMLTSMSKHVRKFFTHEKLIKLLEFPVLFLGATPQNTPALYSMMNYADLSLGTWYPMGGMNKIIEAMVKVAEEQGVKFETETEVHKIVTKNGKAGSVLTSKGEFHADWIVAGNDYHNTDQKLLDKADQNYTEKYWDDRTMSPSSLLFYLGIDKKLNNLEHHNLFFDEDFNKHAEEIYTNPRWPSKPLFYACCPSQTDDEVAPEGKENLFLLVPIAPGLPDGETIREKYYNLVMDRLENLTEQKIREHVILKRSYALDDFKADYNSFKGNAYGLANTLAQTAFFKPKMKSKKVSNLFFTGQLTVPGPGVPPSIISGRVVADEVAKEAKKIFEKV, from the coding sequence ATGAAAAAAGTAATAGTAATTGGTTCTGGTTTCGCTGGTCTTTCGGCTGCTGCTTGTTTGGCACAGAAGGGTTTTGATGTAACTGTGTTGGAAAAAAATGATTCTTTAGGAGGTCGTGCTAGGCAATGGATAACTGAAGGATTTACTTTTGATATGGGACCAAGTTGGTACTGGATGCCTGATGTTTTTGAAGAGTATTTTGCTCTTTTTGGAAAAAAAGTAAGTGATTATTACGACCTTCATCGCCTTGACCCTGGATATAGAGTTTGTTTTGGCAAAGATGATTTTGTCGATATTCCTGCTTCTATGGAAGAATTGGAAAACCTTTTTGAGAGTTATGAAGAAGGAAGTAGCTTGAAATTACGTGAATTTTTGGCTCAAGCAAAATATAAATATGAAGTTGGAATGAGCGAATATGTTTTTCGTCCTTCGCATTCGATTACTGAATTTATAGATTATCGCTTGATGAAAGAAAGTTTGCGTATTCAGATGCTAACTTCGATGAGCAAACACGTCAGAAAATTCTTTACCCATGAAAAACTGATAAAATTATTAGAATTCCCTGTGCTTTTTCTCGGTGCAACTCCACAAAATACGCCTGCATTGTACAGCATGATGAATTATGCAGATTTATCACTCGGAACTTGGTATCCAATGGGAGGAATGAATAAAATCATTGAAGCGATGGTAAAAGTAGCAGAAGAACAAGGTGTAAAATTCGAAACTGAAACCGAAGTTCATAAAATTGTTACTAAAAATGGAAAAGCTGGGTCAGTCTTAACTTCAAAAGGAGAATTTCATGCTGATTGGATTGTGGCAGGAAATGATTATCACAATACCGACCAAAAATTACTAGACAAAGCAGATCAAAATTATACAGAAAAATATTGGGATGACAGAACTATGTCGCCCTCAAGTTTATTATTTTATTTAGGAATAGATAAGAAACTTAATAACTTAGAACATCACAATTTATTTTTTGATGAAGATTTTAATAAACATGCAGAGGAAATTTATACTAATCCTCGTTGGCCTTCAAAGCCTCTTTTTTATGCGTGTTGTCCTTCTCAAACTGATGATGAAGTTGCGCCAGAAGGTAAAGAAAATCTATTTTTGTTAGTTCCTATTGCCCCTGGTTTGCCAGATGGTGAAACGATTAGAGAAAAATATTACAATCTTGTAATGGATAGATTGGAAAATCTGACGGAACAAAAAATTAGAGAACATGTCATTTTGAAGCGTAGTTATGCCTTAGATGATTTTAAAGCAGATTACAATTCTTTCAAAGGCAATGCTTATGGATTAGCAAATACACTTGCACAAACAGCATTTTTCAAACCTAAAATGAAATCTAAAAAGGTAAGTAATTTGTTCTTTACAGGACAACTGACCGTTCCAGGTCCTGGTGTTCCTCCTTCTATTATTTCGGGTCGTGTGGTGGCTGATGAAGTGGCGAAGGAAGCGAAGAAGATTTTTGAAAAGGTTTAG
- the aroQ gene encoding type II 3-dehydroquinate dehydratase, producing MKKQLWIINGANLNLLGKREPSIYGNQSFEDYFEELKKVFSDKLVELHYFQSNHEGEIIDKLHQIGFSTDGIILNAGAFTHTSVAIADAISSISTPVIEVHISNTFAREEFRHKSYLSKNCIGVIVGFGMESYRLALDFFERKFNSQS from the coding sequence ATGAAAAAACAGTTGTGGATAATAAATGGTGCAAATCTTAATCTTTTGGGAAAACGAGAACCATCTATTTATGGAAACCAGTCTTTTGAAGATTATTTTGAAGAGTTGAAAAAAGTTTTTTCTGATAAATTGGTAGAATTACATTATTTTCAGTCTAATCATGAAGGCGAGATTATAGACAAATTACATCAGATTGGTTTTAGTACTGACGGAATTATCTTGAATGCAGGAGCTTTTACACATACTTCTGTTGCCATTGCTGATGCTATTTCAAGTATTTCTACGCCTGTTATTGAAGTTCATATTTCGAATACTTTTGCTCGTGAAGAGTTTCGTCATAAAAGCTATTTGAGTAAAAACTGTATCGGTGTAATTGTAGGTTTTGGAATGGAAAGCTACCGTTTAGCACTAGATTTTTTTGAAAGAAAATTTAATAGTCAATCTTAA
- a CDS encoding DoxX family membrane protein yields MLLDILSFFTNPSEAGFFLKIICTLFLAILFIQSGFNKVFRWDENSAWLIDHFKGSYLEKLVTVLLVIVTIFEVAAGVFSAIGFVTLLLTGDVKFAYIGSVLATINITMLFFGQRVVKDYVGAANLVAYFILCVIATYILGGLAQ; encoded by the coding sequence ATGTTACTAGATATACTTTCATTTTTCACCAATCCATCAGAAGCAGGATTTTTTTTAAAGATAATCTGTACTCTTTTTTTAGCCATTTTATTTATTCAATCTGGCTTTAATAAGGTTTTTCGTTGGGATGAAAATTCGGCTTGGCTTATAGACCACTTCAAAGGCTCTTATTTAGAAAAATTAGTAACTGTTCTTTTAGTTATTGTTACTATTTTTGAAGTCGCAGCAGGGGTTTTTAGTGCTATTGGATTTGTAACACTTTTACTTACAGGAGATGTAAAATTTGCTTACATAGGTTCTGTTTTGGCAACTATTAATATTACGATGCTCTTTTTTGGGCAAAGAGTGGTCAAAGATTATGTGGGAGCTGCTAATTTGGTGGCTTACTTTATCTTATGTGTTATAGCAACTTATATTTTGGGTGGACTAGCTCAGTAA
- a CDS encoding SDR family oxidoreductase: MNYFKNKTVWITGASSGIGEELVYVLSNLNLDTKIIISARRTEELERVKEISQNRENVAILPLDLTKSDFEEKTKEAISFFGKVDILVHNGGISQRSYIKDTKMEVYRKIMEVNYFGYVGLTQAILPHFVENQTGHFVVITSVLGKLSTPMRGAYSSSKHALYGFFDGLRAEFYNDNIKVSMIAPGFIRTNVAINALTETGETFAKMGKNTGEGYPADKCAHQILKAIKNQKKETYVGKPFGKERLGLYVRRFFPNLFFKIATKQAPE, encoded by the coding sequence ATGAATTACTTTAAAAATAAAACAGTTTGGATTACAGGTGCATCTTCTGGAATTGGAGAAGAGCTTGTTTATGTTCTATCAAATCTCAATCTTGATACGAAAATTATTATTTCAGCAAGAAGAACGGAGGAATTAGAAAGAGTAAAAGAAATAAGCCAAAACAGAGAAAATGTAGCTATTCTTCCTTTAGATTTGACAAAATCAGATTTTGAAGAAAAAACAAAAGAAGCAATTTCATTTTTTGGAAAGGTTGATATTTTGGTTCATAATGGAGGAATTAGTCAGCGTTCATATATAAAAGATACCAAAATGGAAGTCTATCGAAAAATAATGGAAGTAAATTATTTTGGATATGTCGGACTTACACAAGCAATTTTACCTCACTTTGTAGAAAATCAAACGGGACATTTTGTAGTAATTACGAGTGTTTTGGGGAAATTATCAACTCCTATGCGTGGTGCTTACTCAAGCTCAAAACACGCTTTGTATGGCTTTTTTGATGGACTTAGAGCTGAGTTTTACAACGATAATATTAAGGTTTCAATGATTGCCCCTGGATTTATTCGTACCAATGTTGCCATCAATGCACTCACAGAAACAGGAGAAACATTTGCCAAAATGGGTAAAAACACAGGCGAAGGTTATCCTGCTGACAAATGCGCTCATCAAATTTTGAAAGCTATCAAAAATCAAAAAAAGGAAACCTATGTAGGCAAACCTTTCGGTAAAGAAAGATTAGGATTATATGTAAGACGATTTTTTCCGAATCTATTTTTCAAAATTGCTACAAAACAAGCTCCTGAATAA
- a CDS encoding NAD(P)/FAD-dependent oxidoreductase has translation MLVPATNSELNFTSELHIPAANKPRIVIIGGGFAGLELSKKLRSVDAQIVMIDRYNFHTFQPLLYQVATAGLEADAIAGPLRKVLKSSNSKSDFYFRVATVTEIHHYKNIVDTNLGTLRYDYLVIANGSKTNFYGNKSIEERAFALKQVPQALAIRNHLLKNFEKAQLAQTIEEQQSLMNIVIVGGGPTGVEVAGALGELKLHVLPKDYPELDFRRMQIHLVEAGKSLLNGMTNNASRKAEEYLKDFTVQIWKEVSVKAFDGSHVELSNGMVLPSTTLVWAAGVTGNLIKGLPEKAILQGNRIIVDEYNRVKGIENIFALGDIAAMVSEDHPKGFPMLAPVAMQQGKTLGDNLKRMLNKKEMKPFKYFDKGSMATVGRNRAVVDLPNKMSFQGFFAWFVWLFVHLMFIIGFKNRFIILTSWIWNYFTYDRSNRLIIPTQIKSKKEKEELYV, from the coding sequence ATGTTAGTGCCTGCCACGAACTCGGAACTCAATTTTACATCAGAATTACATATTCCTGCTGCCAACAAACCACGTATCGTGATTATTGGAGGAGGTTTTGCAGGGTTGGAGCTTTCCAAAAAACTGCGTTCTGTCGATGCTCAAATTGTGATGATTGATAGGTATAATTTTCATACATTTCAACCTCTTTTGTATCAAGTAGCGACGGCAGGTTTAGAGGCTGATGCCATTGCAGGTCCTTTGCGTAAAGTTTTGAAGAGCAGTAATAGTAAGTCTGATTTTTATTTTAGGGTAGCAACAGTTACAGAAATTCATCACTACAAAAACATAGTTGATACTAATTTGGGAACACTGCGATACGATTATTTAGTGATTGCAAACGGCTCAAAGACTAATTTTTATGGTAATAAATCGATTGAAGAAAGAGCATTTGCTTTAAAGCAAGTTCCTCAAGCATTGGCTATTCGCAATCATTTATTAAAGAACTTTGAAAAGGCTCAACTTGCCCAAACGATTGAAGAGCAACAGTCTCTTATGAATATAGTTATTGTGGGTGGAGGACCAACAGGTGTAGAAGTAGCAGGAGCTTTAGGAGAATTGAAATTACATGTTTTGCCAAAGGATTACCCTGAACTAGATTTTAGAAGAATGCAGATACATTTGGTAGAAGCAGGAAAAAGTCTTTTGAATGGAATGACAAATAATGCAAGCCGAAAAGCAGAAGAATATTTAAAAGATTTTACAGTTCAGATTTGGAAAGAAGTTAGTGTAAAAGCATTTGATGGTAGTCATGTAGAGCTTTCGAATGGAATGGTTTTGCCTTCTACTACGCTCGTTTGGGCAGCAGGAGTTACAGGAAATCTAATAAAAGGACTTCCTGAAAAAGCTATTTTGCAAGGAAATCGAATTATTGTTGATGAATATAACCGAGTAAAAGGAATAGAAAATATTTTTGCACTTGGTGATATCGCAGCAATGGTTTCAGAAGATCATCCAAAAGGCTTTCCTATGCTTGCACCTGTGGCAATGCAACAAGGAAAAACACTAGGCGATAATTTAAAACGAATGCTCAATAAAAAAGAAATGAAACCGTTTAAATATTTTGATAAGGGAAGTATGGCGACAGTTGGAAGAAATCGTGCTGTTGTGGATTTGCCTAACAAAATGAGTTTTCAAGGTTTTTTTGCTTGGTTTGTGTGGCTTTTTGTTCATTTGATGTTTATAATTGGCTTTAAAAATCGTTTTATTATACTTACAAGCTGGATTTGGAATTATTTTACATACGACCGTAGCAACCGTTTGATTATTCCTACTCAAATAAAATCTAAGAAAGAAAAAGAAGAATTATATGTTTAA
- the rsmA gene encoding 16S rRNA (adenine(1518)-N(6)/adenine(1519)-N(6))-dimethyltransferase RsmA, protein MSKKSPVKPKKHLGQHFLKDENIARKIVNQMQDDSYKDLLEIGAGTGVLTKFILNDKKYNLTVVEIDDESVEYLKENLGFTDETLLNEDFLKMDLETVFEGKFGIIGNFPYNISSQIFFKVLEYKNQIPEVVGMIQKEVAERIASPHGNKTYGILSVLLQAYYDIEYCFTVSEKVFNPPPRVKSAVIRLKRNEVEQLDCNEKLFFQLVKFGFNQRRKMLRSALKPLGIPNAFKEKEELNEMLSKRAEQLSVQDFIELAQIFERERETEKE, encoded by the coding sequence ATGTCAAAAAAGTCTCCTGTAAAACCAAAAAAACATTTAGGACAACATTTCCTAAAAGATGAAAATATTGCTCGTAAGATTGTTAATCAGATGCAAGATGATAGTTATAAAGACCTCTTAGAAATTGGAGCAGGTACAGGTGTTCTGACAAAATTTATTTTAAATGATAAAAAATATAATCTGACAGTGGTAGAAATTGATGATGAATCAGTAGAATATTTGAAAGAAAACTTGGGTTTTACAGATGAAACGCTTCTAAATGAAGATTTTTTGAAAATGGATTTAGAAACTGTTTTTGAAGGAAAATTCGGAATTATTGGCAATTTTCCTTACAATATTTCTTCACAGATTTTTTTTAAAGTATTAGAATATAAAAATCAAATTCCAGAAGTAGTTGGAATGATTCAAAAAGAAGTGGCTGAACGTATTGCTTCACCACACGGAAACAAAACGTATGGTATTTTGAGTGTTTTGTTACAGGCTTATTACGATATCGAATATTGTTTTACAGTAAGTGAAAAGGTATTTAATCCACCTCCAAGAGTCAAATCTGCTGTTATTCGCCTAAAGAGAAATGAAGTAGAACAATTAGATTGTAATGAGAAATTATTTTTTCAACTTGTCAAATTTGGTTTCAATCAGCGAAGAAAAATGCTTCGAAGTGCTTTAAAACCACTAGGAATTCCGAATGCTTTTAAAGAAAAAGAAGAACTAAATGAAATGCTCAGCAAAAGAGCAGAACAGCTTTCTGTACAAGATTTTATTGAGCTGGCACAAATTTTTGAAAGAGAAAGAGAAACTGAAAAAGAGTAA
- a CDS encoding START-like domain-containing protein, whose product MSKYEYNAEYEIRAAVKMVYPFISTPQGLEEWFADRVEVLNDKFLNIHWDNEQHIAKIVSQRNNSMIRYQFVDNIEEEKIKTRGKKKDVNFLELKLNYSELTDTTYLVIKDYSEMNDEEVLEELWDGLVETLREKLGA is encoded by the coding sequence ATGAGTAAATACGAATATAATGCTGAGTACGAAATACGTGCTGCTGTCAAGATGGTTTATCCTTTTATTTCCACTCCACAAGGGCTTGAAGAATGGTTTGCTGACAGAGTAGAGGTTTTGAATGATAAATTTTTGAATATTCATTGGGACAACGAACAGCATATTGCAAAAATAGTTTCACAGAGAAATAATTCTATGATTCGCTATCAGTTTGTCGATAATATAGAAGAAGAAAAAATTAAAACTAGAGGAAAGAAAAAAGATGTAAACTTCTTAGAACTCAAACTAAATTATAGCGAACTAACTGACACTACCTACTTAGTAATAAAAGATTATTCAGAAATGAATGATGAAGAAGTATTGGAAGAACTTTGGGATGGACTTGTCGAAACGCTGAGAGAGAAATTAGGTGCTTAG